The region GTGAAAACTTGAAATCGCAAATCAGATCATTGAGCCAAGCAGGCCGTAACGCCAACGATGGTATCTCAATGGTGCAAACTGCAGAGGGTGGCTTGAGTGAAATTTCTAACATCTTGACTCGTATGAGAGAGTTGGGTGTTCAGGCTTCATCTGACACGGTTGGTGATGTCGAGCGTGGCTTCCTTGATAAAGAGGTTCAACAATTAAAAGCTGAAGCTCAACGTATTACGCAAACAACTAAATTCGGAACTACAAAACTTCTTGATGGTTCTGGTGATAAATTTGACTTCCAAGTCGGTATCAACAACAGTGAAGACGCAGATAGAATCTCGTTCAATGCTGGTGAAACTGACTCTACAATCTCGGCTCTTGGAATTGATGGTTTCGACTTCTCTTCTAAGGCGGGTGCGCAAGATGCTCTTGAGTTGGTGGATAAAGCTCAATCTCAAGTGAATGGTTACCGAGCAAATCTGGGTGCCCTTCAAAACCGCTTGCAATCCACTGTTGATAACTTGGGTGTGCAACATGAGAACATCTCTGCTGCGAACTCTCGTATCCGCGACACTGACGTAGCTGCGGCAACTGCTGAGTCAACTCGTAACTCAGTACTCTTGCAGGCGAACACGGCGGTGTTGGCACAAGCGAATGCGATGCCTAACTCAGCATTGAGATTGATCGGTTAATTAATATAAGAATATAAAGTTTGAT is a window of Bdellovibrio sp. ArHS DNA encoding:
- a CDS encoding flagellin, which gives rise to MGMRISTNVSAINAQRTMVTSQRSIGKSMEQLSSGSRINKAADDAAGLAISENLKSQIRSLSQAGRNANDGISMVQTAEGGLSEISNILTRMRELGVQASSDTVGDVERGFLDKEVQQLKAEAQRITQTTKFGTTKLLDGSGDKFDFQVGINNSEDADRISFNAGETDSTISALGIDGFDFSSKAGAQDALELVDKAQSQVNGYRANLGALQNRLQSTVDNLGVQHENISAANSRIRDTDVAAATAESTRNSVLLQANTAVLAQANAMPNSALRLIG